One Rhinoraja longicauda isolate Sanriku21f chromosome 44, sRhiLon1.1, whole genome shotgun sequence DNA segment encodes these proteins:
- the LOC144612319 gene encoding putative G-protein coupled receptor 139, translating to MAPPPITRQDRGGPRDLRSNMHEPPKGAVYAIYYPVLAAIGVPVNIVAMVILCRGKCGLSRCITLYLVAMAASDLMVLITAVILQRIAGIYFPGSYLSLTWACRFKSPIGYACRDSSVWLTVAFTFDRFVAICCRNFKRKYCTKETATPVVVAIVVFSFLKNFAFFFLFEPLYIVDNLSWYCRLIPSYYTSPWWRAYSYFNHVTTPLLPFALILLLNVLTVKHIVAAGRVRKSLRDNALPGKGPDPELENRKKSIVLLFSISGNVILLWMTYIVHYLYSRITKSYTYSGYNDPVFILAEAGNMLLLLSCCTNTFIYTVTQSKFRDQLKTMLTYPFHQVAKCV from the exons ATGGCTCCACCACCGATCACACGTCAAGACAGAGGCGGCCCTCGGGATCTCCGGAGCAACATGCACGAACCGCCGAAAGGCGCTGTGTACGCCATCTACTACCCGGTGCTGGCCGCGATCGGTGTCCCAG TTAACATTGTCGCCATGGTGATTCTGTGTCGGGGGAAGTGCGGTCTATCCAGGTGTATCACTCTCTACCTGGTTGCCATGGCGGCGTCGGATCTGATGGTCCTCATCACCGCCGTCATTCTACAACGTATCGCCGGCATTTACTTCCCCGGGAGTTACCTGTCGCTCACCTGGGCCTGCCGCTTCAAGTCCCCAATCGGTTACGCGTGCAGAGACTCCTCCGTCTGGCTCACCGtcgccttcaccttcgatcgcttCGTGGCCATTTGTTGTCGCAACTTTAAACGCAAGTACTGCACCAAAGAAACAGCAACGCCCGTCGTCGTCGCCATTGTAGTTTTCAGCTTTTTAAAGAATTTcgccttttttttccttttcgaaCCGCTTTACATCGTGGACAACCTCTCGTGGTATTGCAGGTTAATTCCAAGCTATTATACCTCGCCCTGGTGGCGAGCTTACTCTTACTTTAATCACGTCACCACACCCCTGCTACCGTTCGCGCTTATATTGTTGCTGAACGTCCTGACTGTCAAACACATCGTCGCCGCCGGCAGAGTCCGGAAGTCGTTGCGGGATAACGCTCTGCCCGGGAAAGGACCTGACCCCGAGTTGGAGAACCGCAAGAAGTCGATCGTTTTACTATTCAGCATTTCCGGCAACgttatcctcctgtggatgacttaCATAGTGCACTATTTGTACTCTCGGATCACTAAATCTTATACTTACTCCGGATACAACGACCCGGTGTTTATTCTTGCAGAGGCGGGAAATATGCTTCTGCTTCTCAGTtgctgcaccaacacgtttatttatacggtgacccagagtaaattcagagATCAGCTCAAGACCATGTTAACGTACCCGTTCCATCAGGTTGCGAAGTGTGtttag